Sequence from the Symbiopectobacterium purcellii genome:
GCGACCAATACCACTACCGCGCTGGCTACCGCTGTGCGGGATTTAGGCATGTCTCCTGCCGCTGCCCTGACGGACCTGCGCGAACTGGCAGATGTGACGGGCGTCGGTGCTTCAATAACGGACGAGGATATTAAGAATGCGGCGAAAGAGTGGGCGGAGTCTGAACTTGAAGCCGGGCCTCCGCCGCAAATCGGAGCGCCAGTATCTGAAAAGCCTACAGGCGATAGCGCAGCAAATCGGCGCGATCGTGGCTGGTTCATACGATGGCTCTCAAAATAGCGCTGACTCGATAGCGAATACGCTGGTGGATTACTCGGATGTGATCGGCGATTGGGCGGAAATGGTCGGCAAGAAGATGTTCGCCCAGGTTGAGGAAGAGGAGTGGAACCAGTGGCGGTCGGTGTCTGAGGAAATATCCACTGGGTTGCGCGATGTTGTGAGTAATAAGCCAGTCGGTACGGTTGCGCGGGATATCGTGGCGCGTCAGATTCAGTGCATGAAGTCGCTACCGCTGGAGGCGGCAAGCCGTGTATCTGAGATACAGGAGCGGGCCATAGAAGCGGTGATCCGTGGCGAACGTCCCGACGCGCTATACGAGATGATTATGCAGTCCGGTGATGTGGTCGCCAGCAGAGCACGCATGATAGCCCGTACCGAAATAGGCAGAGCAACAGGGGCGCTGACTCAGGCCCGTGCGCTGGCCGTTGGCTCGGAAGGGTACTGGTGGCGTATCGAGGGGGCTGGTACGCGGCCATCACACCGAAAAATGAAAGATAAATTCGTCCGGTGGGATAACCCACCAACGCTTGACGGTATGACCGGCCATGCTGGTTGTCTGCCGAACTGCAAATGCTGGTCAGAGGTTCATGTACCTGAGCCAAGAAAATAACAAGGTCGCCATCAAGCGACTTTTTTTATACCCGAAATCCAGCAGGTAACCCATGAAATATTTCTTTAAAACCCGTCTGGGGAATACCCGCTTTCAGTTGGGCGACGGCTCAATCCTGTTTAAAGATGTCCCGATTGGACGCATTGGCGAACAGACCTACGGTGCCGAAGAGTTGCCGGAGATTGAATCTGACAGTCAGGGGGTGATAGTTGTTCGTCGGACGCCGGAAGAGGTGTTCAGCGAACGCACGATGGCCTCTTTTGAAGCGATGGCCGTCACTATCGGTCATCCGAAGGACTTCAACGGCAACATTATTTTTGTCACGCCGCAGAACTGGCGTCAACTGGCTAACGGACATATTCAGAACGTCAGGCGCGGGGAGGGCGATAAATCCGATCTGCTGGTGGCTGACGTTATTGCAAAAACACCAGAAGCCGTCGAAGCGGTTGAAAACGGTGATGACGAGGTGAGCTGCGGTTATGACGCAGATTACCGTCAACTATCGCCAGGCGTCGCGGAGCAGTACGCGATAACTGGTAATCATCTGGCCCTTGTCCCAAACGGGCGGGCCGGTTCACGCTGCGCACTTGGAGATAGCATGCCAAACAAAGCCAAAAATTGGTGGGAGCGTCTTGTTCGCGCTCGTAAAACCAATGACGCCGCCGAAATGGCGAACCTGATCGATAACCCGCCTGACAATATGACTGGTGATGACGATGTGTCATCCACCGTTACCCCGGGCGGCGTGGTTATCAACTTGTCCCCGCAAAGCCCGATGCCGGCCCCTACGTTGCCGGGTACCGGTGATGCAGAGGAGGATATTCCCGCATGGGGTAAAGCGCTGATCGAAGCGGTTGCCAAACTTACACCGGCAGCGCCCGCAACTGGTGACGATGATGAAGAGGAGAAAAAAGAGGAAGAGGGGGGGGTTACCGGCGACGCCGCTTATCGCGCTGACCTCATTCAACCCGGCATTCAGTTGCCCACCAAAGCGAAACCGACAGCGTTTAAACGTCAGGTTCTCGTGTCTGCGGATCAGTCTCTGGTGCGTTCCATAGTGGGTGATGCCGATATCACCAAACTGAAAAAAACCACGGTTGATATGGCCTTTACCGCCGTTTCTGAACTGGCGAAAAACCGCAATACCGCAGCTAAAACCACTGATGGTTTCCGCTCAATGAACACCAACACCACCAAAACCATCGCGGAGATTAACGCCGCCGCGAAGGAAATCTGGGCTAAACGCTAACGGGGTAATCAATGGATAACACGCTTCTCTACCGGATGCCTTCGGGCATCGCCGGTGCTATCTCTCGTCCGCAGGATCTGACGGTTGAACCGCAGACGCTGGACAGTACGAAGGTATTCGCCGCATACGGCCTCGCTGGGAAATTTTCCGCAGGTAAATTCGTACCTATCGAGGCCGCTGATACCGCTGCTGTTGTGGTGGGTATCTTTGTTCGTCCTTACCCGACCGCCTCCCAGCCTGACAAGGTGCGCCAGATTGGTACCGGCTACAACTTTGCGGGCGACTGCATGAAGCGTGGGTATGTCACGGTGAATCTCGGTGCAGATGCCAGCGCTGTGACGCTCGGCGGCGCTGTTTATATGCGCGTGGCCACACCTTCCGCTACCAGTCCTCTGGGTGCCTTTCTCGCTGCTGCTGATGGCACGAATACCGTGCAGATCACTAACGCTTACTTCAATGGCCCCGGCGACGCGAACGGCAACATTGAACTGGCCTTTAATATTTAAGGAAACTGCAAATGCCAATGACATTTGACCAGGCCACCATTGACAGTTCTGGTGCCTTTCTTGTTCATGAGCTGGAACGCCTCGACCAGACGCTGAACCTGCCTCTGACCTCGCAGACATGGAGCCGGGATATTCAGTTGCGTGAAGACGTGTCTATCGCTGACGAAATCAGCTCCTTCACCAACACCACCTTTGCTGCTGCGGGTACGCCCAACGCCAATGGCAAAAACTGGATCAGCCCGCTGGCCACTGCAATTGCTGGCGTCAATGTTGATATCGAGAAAAAGGGCTTCCCGCTCGAATTGTGGGGCATGGAGCTTGGCTGGACCGTCATCGAATTGAATGCCGCGGCACAGGTAGGGCGACCCATCGATACCCAGAAATACGATGGCATGCAACTGAAGTGGAATATGGACACCGACGAGCAGGTCTACATCGGTGACTCGGCAAAAGGCGCTAAAGGGCTGCTTAACCTGCCGCAGGTGACGCCGACCAACGCGACCAAAACGTGGGCAACCTCAACCACCGACGAAATTCGTGCCAGCATCAACCAGGTGCTGAGCAATGCATGGACCCGTTCCGCTTACTCAAAAGTGCCGGAAGATTTGCTGATCCCACCTGAGCAGTATTCGTTTCTGGCCAGTACCATCGTTTCCAGTGCCGGCAACCAGTCGCTACTGACTTACCTGGAAACAAACACCATCGCTTATCACCAGAACGGCAAGCCGCTGAACATTCGTCCGGTTAAATGGGTGAAGGGGCGCGGTGTCGGTGGTACCGATCGCATGGTGGCCTACACCAACGATAAGAAGTTTGTGCGCTTCCCGATGGTGCCGTTGCAAAGCGTGCCGATCCAGTATCGCGGCTTGTATCAGTTGGTGACCTACTACGGCAAGCTGGGTGCGGTTGAACCGGTTTATCAGGAAACCCTGAATTACATGGATGGCATTTAATCCAGATACAGCCCCTGCGAAGGGGCTTTTTTCTAAGGAATTGTGATGAAGAAAATCTATGTACTGACCGCGTTCAACTTCAACGATGGTGCAAAAATAACGCCGTTTGCCGCTGGGTTTCACGACGTGGCCGACACAGTGGCCGAGCACTGGTTTGTGAAAGCGCATTGTTCGCCTGATGGTGAAGCACCGGCAGTGACAGAAGATCCGCGCATTGCTGCATATGAAGCGCGCATTGCGGAGCTGGAAGCGCAGATTGCGGAAAAAGATGCTCGAGTCATTGAGCTGGAAGCGCAGATTGCGGAGGCATCCACCAATGGCAAGAAGTCCAAGTCTACCGACGCCTGATAAGTTCAGGGAGACGTTCCCACAGTTTGCAGACGAAACAAAATACCCCACACCAATGATTCAGGCGCGTCTGGTTCTCGCTGATGCCCTAATGAGCGAAAGCCGTTTCGGGCCTGACGTCTTCCCGTATGTGGTGTGCTTGTTTGTGGCGCACTACATGGCGCTGAATGCTGCTGATAGTCGCTCTGCTGCTGTCGGCGGGGCTGGTGGTGCTAACTCCGGGATTATGACGGCTAAAGCCGTAGATAAAGTGTCGGCGAGTTACGACGCGAGCAATACGCTGAATGCTGATGCCGGGTTCTGGAATAACACACGCTACGGCTCTGAATTTTGGGAATACCTGATGATATTCGGCGCTGGTGCCATTCAGTTAGGTACGCCGTGATGAAAAGTGGCGTGAAGGTAACAGCGGATAACGCTGATTCGATTATTGATGCGATCACGCGTCTGTCAGGAATGGACGTGCTGGTGGGTATCCCCGAGGGCAACGCAGCGCGCGAGGGAGGCAAACTGAACAACGCCGAAATCG
This genomic interval carries:
- a CDS encoding DUF4054 domain-containing protein; its protein translation is MARSPSLPTPDKFRETFPQFADETKYPTPMIQARLVLADALMSESRFGPDVFPYVVCLFVAHYMALNAADSRSAAVGGAGGANSGIMTAKAVDKVSASYDASNTLNADAGFWNNTRYGSEFWEYLMIFGAGAIQLGTP
- a CDS encoding STY1053 family phage-associated protein, translated to MKKIYVLTAFNFNDGAKITPFAAGFHDVADTVAEHWFVKAHCSPDGEAPAVTEDPRIAAYEARIAELEAQIAEKDARVIELEAQIAEASTNGKKSKSTDA
- a CDS encoding DUF2213 domain-containing protein translates to MKYFFKTRLGNTRFQLGDGSILFKDVPIGRIGEQTYGAEELPEIESDSQGVIVVRRTPEEVFSERTMASFEAMAVTIGHPKDFNGNIIFVTPQNWRQLANGHIQNVRRGEGDKSDLLVADVIAKTPEAVEAVENGDDEVSCGYDADYRQLSPGVAEQYAITGNHLALVPNGRAGSRCALGDSMPNKAKNWWERLVRARKTNDAAEMANLIDNPPDNMTGDDDVSSTVTPGGVVINLSPQSPMPAPTLPGTGDAEEDIPAWGKALIEAVAKLTPAAPATGDDDEEEKKEEEGGVTGDAAYRADLIQPGIQLPTKAKPTAFKRQVLVSADQSLVRSIVGDADITKLKKTTVDMAFTAVSELAKNRNTAAKTTDGFRSMNTNTTKTIAEINAAAKEIWAKR
- a CDS encoding DUF2184 domain-containing protein; translated protein: MPMTFDQATIDSSGAFLVHELERLDQTLNLPLTSQTWSRDIQLREDVSIADEISSFTNTTFAAAGTPNANGKNWISPLATAIAGVNVDIEKKGFPLELWGMELGWTVIELNAAAQVGRPIDTQKYDGMQLKWNMDTDEQVYIGDSAKGAKGLLNLPQVTPTNATKTWATSTTDEIRASINQVLSNAWTRSAYSKVPEDLLIPPEQYSFLASTIVSSAGNQSLLTYLETNTIAYHQNGKPLNIRPVKWVKGRGVGGTDRMVAYTNDKKFVRFPMVPLQSVPIQYRGLYQLVTYYGKLGAVEPVYQETLNYMDGI
- a CDS encoding phage head morphogenesis protein, which produces MVGKKMFAQVEEEEWNQWRSVSEEISTGLRDVVSNKPVGTVARDIVARQIQCMKSLPLEAASRVSEIQERAIEAVIRGERPDALYEMIMQSGDVVASRARMIARTEIGRATGALTQARALAVGSEGYWWRIEGAGTRPSHRKMKDKFVRWDNPPTLDGMTGHAGCLPNCKCWSEVHVPEPRK
- a CDS encoding structural cement protein Gp24; amino-acid sequence: MDNTLLYRMPSGIAGAISRPQDLTVEPQTLDSTKVFAAYGLAGKFSAGKFVPIEAADTAAVVVGIFVRPYPTASQPDKVRQIGTGYNFAGDCMKRGYVTVNLGADASAVTLGGAVYMRVATPSATSPLGAFLAAADGTNTVQITNAYFNGPGDANGNIELAFNI